One Peterkaempfera bronchialis DNA window includes the following coding sequences:
- a CDS encoding SDR family NAD(P)-dependent oxidoreductase has product MTASDPATPRVTTPFTAASTAAEVVDGIDLTGRRALVTGGASGIGVETARALAGAGAEVTLAVRNPEAGRRTAEEITATTGNKQVLVAPLDLADQSSVASFTDAWDGPLHLLVNNAGLMASPEMRTPEGWEMQFATNHLGHFALTTGLHRALAAAGGARVVAVSSSAHLQSPVVFEDIHFRERAYEPWAAYGQSKTANVLFAVEATRRWADDGITANALMPGAIRTNLQRYVTPEELDRMRARTGSATAVVWKTPEQGAATSVLLATSPLLAGVGGRYFEDCNEAGPHEPGTRRGVAAYALDPEAAVRLWRVSVETLAG; this is encoded by the coding sequence ATGACTGCCTCCGACCCCGCAACCCCCCGCGTCACCACTCCCTTCACCGCCGCATCCACCGCCGCCGAGGTCGTGGACGGCATCGATCTCACCGGCCGCCGCGCCCTGGTGACCGGCGGGGCGTCCGGCATCGGCGTCGAGACCGCCCGGGCGCTCGCCGGCGCGGGCGCCGAGGTGACCCTGGCGGTCCGCAACCCCGAAGCCGGGCGGCGCACCGCCGAGGAGATCACCGCGACCACCGGGAACAAGCAGGTCCTGGTCGCCCCGCTGGACCTCGCCGACCAGAGCTCGGTGGCCTCGTTCACCGACGCCTGGGACGGTCCGCTGCACCTCCTGGTCAACAACGCCGGCCTGATGGCCTCGCCCGAGATGCGCACGCCCGAGGGGTGGGAGATGCAGTTCGCCACCAACCACCTCGGCCACTTCGCCCTCACCACCGGACTCCACCGGGCACTCGCCGCCGCCGGCGGCGCCCGCGTGGTCGCGGTCAGCTCCAGCGCCCACCTCCAGTCGCCGGTCGTCTTCGAGGACATCCACTTCCGGGAGCGCGCCTATGAACCGTGGGCGGCGTACGGGCAGTCCAAGACGGCCAATGTGCTCTTCGCCGTGGAGGCGACCCGGCGCTGGGCGGACGACGGCATCACCGCCAACGCCCTGATGCCGGGCGCGATCCGGACCAACCTCCAGCGCTATGTCACCCCGGAGGAACTCGACCGGATGCGCGCCCGCACCGGTTCCGCCACCGCCGTCGTCTGGAAGACCCCCGAGCAGGGCGCGGCCACCTCCGTACTGCTCGCCACCTCCCCGCTGCTCGCTGGCGTCGGCGGCCGGTACTTCGAGGACTGCAACGAGGCCGGGCCCCACGAGCCGGGCACCCGCAGGGGCGTCGCGGCGTATGCGCTCGACCCCGAGGCGGCCGTGCGGCTCTGGCGCGTCTCCGTCGAGACGCTCGCCGGGTAA
- a CDS encoding carotenoid oxygenase family protein, with protein MSKPYLTGHYTPQVDETTAYDLRVEGALPPELSGRLLRNGHNPKPGVTPTHWFKGSGMVHGIRLRAGRAEWYRNRWVHTPALDGAPYLTEHGPDLTASTAGTHIIEHAGRLLALCESNLPFELTADLETVGAYDFDGKLTEVMTAHPKQDPVTGELHFFSSSPFPPFLTYHVASTKGELLLSEQVPGATASLKHDFAITQGHVVFIEGTVTFDPTETSGIPYAWKDGQPARIGVMPRGRGGAAAIRWYDIEPGSMLHAANAYEDVEGRIVLEGPAVDRRGFQTSWNWWVGAPGRGSEPNSRSFERQWVIDPRTGTVSERNTDDLVVEFPTINEDLLGREHRYQYAVCFPDDRGMGNYGVVKYDRRTGGRQVRLVGDGRLPSEAVYVPAQGAGSEDEGYLLTVVSDLHADASQVLVLDASDLGAVPVATIHLPRRVTAGIHGSWVPDQD; from the coding sequence ATGTCCAAGCCGTATCTGACCGGCCACTACACCCCGCAGGTCGACGAGACCACCGCATACGACCTCCGGGTCGAAGGCGCCCTGCCGCCCGAGCTGTCCGGCCGACTGCTGCGCAACGGCCACAACCCCAAGCCCGGTGTCACCCCCACCCACTGGTTCAAGGGCAGCGGTATGGTCCACGGGATCCGGCTGCGCGCCGGCCGCGCCGAGTGGTACCGCAACCGCTGGGTGCACACCCCCGCCCTCGACGGCGCCCCGTACCTGACCGAGCACGGACCCGACCTGACGGCCAGCACCGCCGGCACCCACATCATCGAGCACGCCGGTCGCCTGCTCGCCCTGTGCGAGTCCAACCTCCCCTTTGAGCTGACGGCCGATCTGGAGACCGTCGGCGCCTATGACTTCGACGGCAAGCTCACCGAGGTCATGACCGCCCACCCCAAGCAGGACCCGGTCACCGGCGAACTGCACTTCTTCAGCTCGTCCCCCTTCCCGCCCTTCCTGACCTACCATGTCGCCTCCACCAAGGGCGAGCTGCTTCTCAGCGAGCAGGTGCCCGGCGCCACCGCCTCCCTCAAGCACGACTTTGCGATCACCCAGGGCCATGTCGTCTTCATCGAGGGCACCGTGACCTTCGACCCCACCGAGACCTCCGGCATCCCGTATGCCTGGAAGGACGGGCAACCGGCCCGGATCGGCGTGATGCCGCGCGGCCGGGGCGGTGCCGCCGCGATCCGCTGGTACGACATCGAGCCCGGCTCCATGCTGCACGCCGCCAATGCGTACGAGGACGTCGAGGGCCGGATCGTGCTGGAGGGTCCGGCGGTCGACAGGCGCGGCTTCCAGACCTCCTGGAACTGGTGGGTGGGCGCACCCGGGCGCGGCAGCGAGCCCAACTCCCGCTCCTTCGAGCGGCAGTGGGTGATCGACCCGAGGACCGGGACGGTCTCCGAGCGGAACACCGACGACCTGGTCGTGGAGTTCCCCACCATCAACGAGGACCTGCTCGGCCGGGAACACCGCTACCAGTACGCGGTCTGCTTCCCCGACGACCGCGGCATGGGCAACTACGGCGTCGTCAAGTACGACCGCCGCACCGGCGGCCGGCAGGTCCGCCTGGTCGGCGACGGCCGACTGCCCAGCGAGGCGGTCTACGTCCCTGCCCAGGGCGCCGGTTCGGAGGACGAGGGCTATCTGCTCACCGTTGTCAGCGACCTGCACGCCGATGCCTCGCAGGTGCTCGTGCTGGACGCCTCCGACCTTGGGGCTGTCCCGGTCGCCACGATCCACCTGCCGCGCCGCGTCACTGCGGGCATCCACGGCTCCTGGGTCCCCGACCAGGACTGA
- a CDS encoding TetR/AcrR family transcriptional regulator, producing MAKTVVPEAARQRRRRTKQGTVLSHGLIVETALRMLREHGAAGLTARRLGRALGADASSVYRYFRGMDDLTLAIADELISRAMRDWTATGDWQADLRGLGLRIHTAYLAHPQAAVLTANRVTGRAHEVAADEAILGTLRRAGFPDPAAARIYHAFIDQSLAFAALDAASLALPAPARRADEEVWRATYARLPARTHPHIAATAGLLVGRMNDSAYPVALDMLLASAAAELAAPAGEG from the coding sequence ATGGCCAAGACGGTGGTGCCGGAGGCCGCCCGGCAGCGGCGGCGGCGCACCAAGCAGGGGACGGTGCTGTCGCACGGGCTGATCGTGGAGACCGCCCTGCGGATGCTGCGCGAGCACGGCGCCGCCGGGCTGACCGCGCGGCGGCTGGGCAGGGCGCTGGGGGCGGACGCCAGTAGCGTCTACCGCTACTTCCGGGGCATGGACGACCTGACGCTGGCCATCGCCGACGAGCTGATCAGCCGGGCGATGCGGGACTGGACGGCCACCGGCGACTGGCAGGCCGACCTGCGCGGCCTCGGGCTGCGCATCCACACCGCGTACCTGGCCCATCCGCAGGCCGCCGTACTGACGGCCAACCGGGTCACCGGCCGGGCCCATGAGGTCGCGGCGGACGAGGCGATCCTCGGCACCCTGCGGCGCGCGGGCTTCCCGGACCCGGCGGCGGCCCGGATCTACCACGCCTTCATCGACCAGAGCCTGGCCTTCGCCGCTCTGGACGCGGCGTCCCTGGCGCTGCCCGCACCGGCCCGGAGGGCTGACGAGGAGGTGTGGCGGGCCACCTATGCACGGCTTCCGGCGCGGACCCATCCGCATATCGCGGCCACCGCCGGGCTGCTGGTCGGCCGGATGAACGACAGCGCCTACCCGGTGGCCCTGGACATGCTGCTGGCCAGCGCGGCAGCCGAGCTGGCCGCGCCGGCCGGCGAGGGGTGA
- a CDS encoding HtaA domain-containing protein produces the protein MREIHTRPRPRPRTARRSLALAAATVTAVTAAGATVLTLPAFAAEGAPPATIALSSGTLDWGFKESFRSYVVRVAAGSIEPGRGATTNANGTFHFTGRDGSYTMADHGVAMDFGGSVRFLSTAHGFDITIADLKVRTSGTAGTITADVTSGGTTADDVDLASIDLSAATRGTGDDGAMTFKGIAAVLTADGAKAFNGMYKAGDALDPADLSVKTAPAPTGKPTDTPSGTPSGEPTDTPSGTPTGEPTDTPSGEPTGTPTGTPTGTPTGTPTGTPTGTPTGTPTGEPTTTPTSTPSSSAPATDGTVVDGNLDWGVKQSFRTYVTGAAGGKVELGGGAVASGDAYRFTKGHGHYTAATGTLDAAFNGTVRFLGHKESGSYALDLKFSDLKVAVKGTSGTLTADISSKDRATGEVVEYNDIAVAKLGSVSTKAAQGVVTFTAASASLTAEGAPAFGGFYHPGDALDPVTVAVTLDDDATLPTGGSGTTGGSGSTGGSGTGGSTGSGTGGSTGGSTVGGSTVGGGDGALAATGSGSTLPLLGTAGALLAAGAATFVVSRRRKV, from the coding sequence ATGCGCGAGATCCACACCCGCCCCCGACCGCGACCCCGCACGGCCCGCCGCAGCCTCGCCCTGGCAGCCGCCACCGTCACCGCCGTGACCGCGGCGGGCGCGACCGTACTGACCCTGCCGGCGTTCGCCGCCGAGGGTGCGCCCCCGGCCACCATCGCGCTGAGCAGCGGCACCCTCGACTGGGGCTTCAAGGAGTCGTTCCGCTCGTATGTCGTCAGAGTCGCGGCCGGCAGCATAGAGCCCGGCCGTGGCGCCACCACCAACGCGAACGGCACCTTCCACTTCACCGGGCGCGACGGCAGCTACACCATGGCCGACCACGGCGTGGCGATGGACTTCGGCGGCAGCGTCCGCTTCCTCTCCACGGCGCACGGCTTCGACATCACGATCGCCGACCTCAAGGTCAGGACCAGCGGTACGGCCGGCACCATCACCGCCGACGTCACCAGCGGCGGGACCACCGCCGACGATGTGGACCTGGCCTCGATCGACCTGTCGGCGGCCACCCGGGGCACCGGTGACGACGGTGCGATGACCTTCAAGGGGATCGCCGCGGTGCTGACCGCCGACGGCGCCAAGGCGTTCAACGGCATGTACAAGGCGGGCGACGCGCTCGACCCGGCCGACCTGTCCGTCAAGACCGCCCCGGCGCCGACCGGCAAGCCCACCGACACCCCCAGCGGGACCCCCTCCGGCGAGCCCACCGACACGCCGAGCGGCACCCCGACCGGCGAGCCCACGGACACCCCGTCCGGCGAGCCCACCGGCACCCCGACCGGTACTCCGACCGGCACCCCGACCGGCACCCCGACCGGCACCCCGACCGGCACCCCGACCGGCACTCCGACCGGCGAGCCCACCACCACGCCCACCTCGACCCCCTCCTCCTCCGCCCCGGCCACCGACGGGACCGTGGTGGACGGCAACCTCGACTGGGGCGTCAAGCAGTCCTTCCGCACCTATGTCACCGGCGCGGCGGGCGGCAAGGTCGAGCTCGGCGGCGGGGCGGTCGCCAGCGGCGATGCCTACCGCTTCACCAAGGGCCACGGCCACTACACCGCCGCCACCGGCACGCTTGACGCGGCCTTCAACGGCACCGTGCGCTTCCTCGGGCACAAGGAGAGCGGCAGCTACGCCCTGGACCTGAAGTTCAGCGACCTCAAGGTGGCCGTCAAGGGCACCAGCGGGACGCTCACCGCCGACATCTCCAGCAAGGACCGCGCCACCGGCGAGGTCGTCGAGTACAACGACATCGCCGTCGCCAAGCTCGGCTCGGTCAGCACCAAGGCCGCCCAGGGCGTCGTCACCTTCACGGCGGCCAGCGCCTCGCTGACCGCCGAGGGTGCGCCGGCGTTCGGCGGCTTCTACCACCCGGGTGACGCCCTCGACCCGGTCACCGTCGCCGTCACCCTGGACGACGACGCGACGCTGCCCACCGGCGGCTCCGGCACCACGGGCGGCTCCGGCTCCACCGGCGGCTCCGGCACCGGCGGTTCGACCGGCTCGGGCACGGGCGGCTCCACCGGCGGTTCCACGGTGGGCGGTTCCACCGTGGGCGGGGGCGACGGGGCGCTGGCCGCGACCGGCTCCGGCTCCACGCTGCCGCTGCTCGGCACCGCCGGCGCGCTGCTCGCCGCGGGTGCGGCCACCTTCGTGGTGAGCCGTCGCCGCAAGGTCTGA
- a CDS encoding saccharopine dehydrogenase family protein, whose amino-acid sequence MRVLLVGAGGVGTAITRIAARRSFLDHLVVADYDLSRAEAAVAALGDRKDRFSAARVDASDEAAVVALLTEHRCDVLLNATDPRFVMPLFQAALAAGVHYLDMAMSLSHPHPERPYEVCGVKLGDDQFARADAWAEAGKLALVGMGVEPGLSDVFARYAADELFDEIEEVGIRDGANLTVEGYDFAPSFSIWTTIEECLNPPVVYEADRGWYTTEPFSEPEVFDFPEGIGPVECVNVEHEEVLLVPRWVDAKRVTFKYGLGDDFIGKLKTLHALGLDRTAPVTVATDLGPARVSPRDVVAAALPDPATLGERMHGKTCAGTWVKGTKDGRPREVYLYHVVDNQWSMREYGSQAVVWQTAINPVAALELLAAGAWTGKGVLGPEAFPPRPFLDLLVEYGSPWGLREQ is encoded by the coding sequence ATGCGAGTTCTGCTGGTGGGAGCGGGCGGCGTCGGCACCGCCATCACCCGGATCGCCGCCCGGCGGTCCTTCCTGGACCACCTGGTCGTGGCCGACTACGACCTGTCCCGCGCCGAAGCGGCCGTCGCCGCCCTGGGAGACCGCAAGGACCGGTTCAGCGCGGCCAGGGTCGACGCCTCCGACGAGGCCGCCGTCGTGGCCCTGCTGACCGAGCACCGCTGCGACGTCCTGCTCAATGCCACCGACCCGCGCTTTGTGATGCCGCTCTTCCAGGCGGCCCTGGCCGCCGGCGTGCACTACCTGGACATGGCGATGTCCCTGTCCCACCCCCACCCCGAGCGGCCGTACGAGGTCTGCGGCGTCAAGCTCGGGGACGACCAGTTCGCGCGCGCCGACGCCTGGGCGGAGGCCGGGAAGCTCGCTCTGGTCGGCATGGGCGTGGAGCCCGGCCTCTCCGATGTCTTCGCCCGCTACGCGGCGGACGAGCTCTTTGACGAGATCGAGGAGGTCGGCATCCGCGACGGCGCCAACCTCACCGTGGAGGGCTATGACTTCGCGCCCTCCTTCAGCATCTGGACCACCATCGAGGAGTGCCTCAACCCTCCCGTGGTCTACGAGGCCGACCGGGGCTGGTACACCACCGAGCCCTTCAGCGAGCCCGAGGTCTTCGACTTCCCCGAGGGCATCGGTCCCGTGGAGTGCGTGAACGTCGAGCACGAGGAGGTGCTCCTGGTGCCCCGGTGGGTGGACGCCAAGCGGGTCACCTTCAAGTACGGGCTCGGCGACGACTTCATCGGCAAGCTGAAGACCCTGCATGCGCTGGGCCTGGACCGCACCGCCCCGGTCACCGTGGCGACCGACCTCGGCCCGGCCCGGGTCTCCCCCCGCGACGTGGTCGCGGCAGCGCTGCCCGACCCGGCCACGCTCGGCGAGCGCATGCACGGCAAGACCTGCGCCGGTACCTGGGTCAAGGGCACCAAGGACGGCCGGCCGCGCGAGGTCTACCTGTACCACGTCGTCGACAACCAGTGGTCGATGCGGGAGTACGGCTCTCAGGCCGTGGTCTGGCAGACCGCCATCAACCCGGTGGCCGCCCTGGAACTGCTGGCCGCAGGGGCCTGGACCGGCAAGGGCGTCCTCGGCCCGGAGGCATTCCCGCCCCGGCCCTTCCTCGATCTGCTGGTCGAGTACGGCTCCCCCTGGGGCCTGCGCGAGCAGTAG
- a CDS encoding MFS transporter: MSAHPPIGNARRSGVVLAVLTASQFLVSLNTSIVNVALPAIGADLHLSQTSLSWIVNAYLIAFGALLPVGGRLADLFGSRRTFAAGLALFAVGSVAASIPSGAALLVSGRAVQGAGAAVLSPAALALVLSLSPVGPVRNRALGVWGAVSAAGGAAGVLVSGLLTSLIGWWAIFAVSAVTAIPLLLLVPALVPAPAPAPGSRRQNGRLDLPGALTITAGLVLLVYGLGRTDWSKPPTLLLPAAGLVLLFLLAPIERRAGDPLVPPVLMRNRSLVAGNALMLLLGMVWIATFFFLPLYQQRVLGYSPLIAGVTQLPLAAALMTSSTVAGRVRGTLVPGLLLLAAGLAWLSRVPVGGHFATDLLGPSLLIGTGLGLAFVPLTALGVAGVSARYAGVAGGLINTTRQVGGALGLAILTAVAAQATHGGTPSPHTLAHGYREALLGAAGIALLSAGCAWIHTARSLAAEARPAVAD; the protein is encoded by the coding sequence ATGAGCGCTCACCCACCCATCGGGAACGCCCGCCGTAGCGGTGTCGTCCTGGCCGTGCTGACGGCCTCGCAGTTCCTGGTCTCGCTCAACACCTCGATCGTGAACGTCGCCCTGCCCGCGATCGGTGCCGATCTGCACCTGTCGCAGACCTCGCTCAGCTGGATCGTCAACGCCTACCTGATCGCCTTCGGGGCGCTGCTGCCGGTGGGTGGGCGGCTGGCGGACCTGTTCGGCAGCCGCCGGACCTTCGCCGCCGGGCTCGCACTCTTCGCGGTCGGTTCCGTGGCGGCGAGCATCCCTTCCGGGGCCGCGCTGCTCGTCTCGGGCCGGGCGGTCCAGGGGGCCGGTGCGGCGGTGCTGTCACCGGCGGCGCTGGCCCTCGTGCTGTCGCTCTCCCCGGTGGGCCCGGTGCGGAACAGGGCGCTCGGCGTCTGGGGCGCGGTCTCGGCGGCCGGAGGCGCGGCCGGAGTGCTGGTCAGCGGGTTGCTGACCAGCCTGATCGGCTGGTGGGCGATCTTCGCGGTGAGCGCGGTGACCGCGATTCCGCTGCTGCTCCTGGTCCCGGCCCTGGTACCGGCCCCGGCCCCGGCCCCCGGCAGCCGGCGGCAGAACGGCAGGCTGGACCTGCCGGGGGCGCTGACCATCACCGCCGGGCTGGTGCTGCTGGTGTACGGGCTCGGCAGGACCGACTGGTCGAAGCCGCCGACGCTGCTGCTGCCGGCCGCCGGACTGGTACTGCTGTTCCTGCTCGCGCCGATCGAGCGACGGGCCGGCGACCCGCTGGTGCCGCCCGTACTGATGCGCAATCGGTCCCTGGTGGCGGGCAATGCGTTGATGCTGCTGCTCGGCATGGTCTGGATCGCCACCTTCTTCTTCCTGCCCCTGTACCAGCAGCGGGTCCTCGGCTACTCGCCGCTGATCGCCGGGGTCACCCAACTCCCGCTGGCCGCAGCGCTGATGACGTCCTCGACGGTGGCCGGGCGGGTCAGGGGCACCCTCGTCCCCGGTCTGCTGCTGCTCGCCGCCGGACTGGCCTGGCTGTCCCGGGTCCCGGTGGGCGGCCACTTCGCCACCGACCTCCTCGGCCCGAGCCTGCTGATCGGCACCGGGCTGGGCCTCGCCTTCGTCCCGCTGACCGCGCTCGGCGTGGCAGGCGTGAGCGCGCGGTACGCCGGCGTGGCCGGCGGCCTGATCAACACCACCCGGCAGGTCGGCGGAGCCCTGGGCCTCGCGATCCTCACCGCCGTCGCCGCCCAGGCCACCCACGGCGGTACGCCCTCCCCGCACACCCTCGCCCACGGCTACCGCGAAGCCCTGCTCGGGGCGGCCGGGATCGCGCTGCTGAGCGCCGGCTGCGCCTGGATCCACACCGCGCGATCCCTGGCAGCAGAAGCCCGACCCGCCGTCGCCGACTGA
- a CDS encoding biliverdin-producing heme oxygenase — translation MSLSPFSTVIRTASHDQHTEAENSAFMSNLLGGRFGVDAYTRYTEQLWFIYRALEDAARTLVDDPVAGPFIRPELMRVAELERDLQHLLGDGWRDRAEALPATARYAARIAEVAAEWPAGYVAHHYTRYLGDLSGGQVIRGIAEKTWGFERKGDGVRFYVFEAIENPAAFKREYRVLLDGLAVDELEQQRVVEECRNAFALNSAVFADLGGVFPLSA, via the coding sequence TTGTCGCTGTCCCCCTTCTCGACCGTCATCCGCACGGCGAGCCACGACCAGCACACCGAGGCTGAGAACTCGGCGTTTATGAGCAACCTGCTGGGTGGGCGGTTCGGGGTGGATGCCTACACCCGCTACACCGAGCAGCTGTGGTTCATCTACCGGGCGCTGGAGGACGCGGCCCGGACGCTGGTGGACGATCCGGTCGCCGGTCCGTTCATACGACCGGAGCTGATGCGCGTCGCCGAGTTGGAGCGCGACCTGCAGCACCTGCTGGGCGACGGCTGGCGGGACCGGGCCGAGGCCCTGCCCGCCACCGCCCGGTACGCCGCCCGGATCGCCGAGGTGGCGGCGGAGTGGCCGGCCGGCTATGTCGCGCACCACTACACCCGCTACCTGGGCGACCTGTCGGGTGGTCAGGTGATCCGTGGCATAGCGGAGAAGACCTGGGGCTTCGAGCGCAAGGGGGACGGCGTCCGGTTCTATGTCTTCGAGGCGATCGAGAACCCGGCCGCCTTCAAGCGCGAGTACCGCGTGCTGCTGGACGGGCTGGCGGTGGACGAGCTGGAGCAGCAGCGGGTGGTCGAGGAGTGCCGCAACGCCTTCGCGCTGAACAGCGCCGTCTTCGCCGACCTCGGCGGGGTCTTCCCGCTCAGCGCCTGA
- a CDS encoding AAA family ATPase: protein MIEGEGGGMGSENASLGSRLVAARDRAFVGRAAELALFRSALSDAAVPVSYLHGPGGIGKSTLLRQFAGEARQAGRTVVEVDGRTVNPTPEDFAQAAADALRDPRAVLLIDTFERCQGLEGWLWERFLPRLPLGAVAVVAGRVAPDPRWVADSGWTGQLQVIALRNLPPGDATAFLRARGVPTRAHNRLLSFTGGNPLALALAAAVAVRGGGEEREWSPDQDVIATLLPQLVGDPPTPLHRKALEVCAHAYVTSEALMRAMVGERAASELFGWLRTQPFIESTASGLFPHDVVREALDADLRWRDPEGFAAMHKQMHQYLFERVRAAPAARMLQAVGEMLYMYRTDGHMPEFHVWDALGIVQDTPCAPADVTRVAELVEEAEGAESAAIVRFWLDRQPEAFRVYRSTRTGRIEAFTAVLWLSERDGPVGEDVDPVLAAAWAHVRRYGPLRSGERLAVARFTVHPPLYQRPSAPTTLAQWRMMGEIYRAERLSWHFVVMRDDGFWDAHLMHFDMLPTHIRPEVGDHRYILYGHDWRAEPVIEWLAAKTDSMLAGGGPDSDGAAAASAAAASASAAKRTRRGELVVLSRPEFDAAVRDALRTLRHQELLARNPLQRSRVVVESGRSLGDVLLGAIDALLDERDGGRRHRAITATYVKPTSTQEAAAARLGLPFSTYRRHLKTAVERVSDLLWHQELSGAAILIGPE, encoded by the coding sequence GTGATCGAGGGGGAAGGCGGCGGCATGGGCTCGGAGAACGCCTCGCTGGGGAGTCGTCTTGTCGCGGCGCGCGACCGCGCCTTTGTGGGGCGGGCAGCCGAGCTGGCGCTGTTCCGGTCCGCACTCTCCGACGCCGCTGTCCCCGTGTCCTATCTGCACGGCCCCGGCGGGATCGGCAAGTCCACACTGCTGCGGCAGTTCGCCGGCGAGGCCCGCCAGGCGGGTCGGACCGTCGTCGAGGTGGACGGCCGTACGGTCAACCCGACCCCGGAGGACTTCGCCCAGGCCGCAGCGGATGCCCTCCGCGATCCGCGTGCGGTACTGCTGATCGACACCTTCGAACGCTGCCAGGGGCTCGAAGGCTGGCTGTGGGAGCGCTTCCTCCCCCGCCTCCCGCTCGGCGCGGTCGCGGTGGTCGCCGGACGGGTGGCCCCCGATCCGCGCTGGGTCGCCGACTCCGGCTGGACCGGCCAGCTCCAGGTCATCGCCCTGCGCAACCTGCCCCCGGGGGACGCCACCGCCTTCCTGCGGGCGCGCGGCGTACCGACCCGGGCGCACAACCGGCTGCTCTCCTTCACCGGCGGCAACCCGCTGGCGCTGGCCCTCGCCGCCGCAGTGGCCGTCAGGGGCGGTGGGGAGGAGCGGGAGTGGTCGCCGGACCAGGACGTGATCGCGACCCTGCTGCCGCAGCTCGTCGGTGATCCCCCGACCCCCCTGCACCGCAAGGCGCTGGAGGTGTGCGCCCACGCCTATGTCACCTCAGAGGCCCTGATGCGCGCCATGGTCGGCGAACGGGCCGCTTCCGAACTGTTCGGGTGGCTGCGCACCCAGCCGTTCATCGAATCGACCGCGTCCGGCCTGTTTCCGCATGACGTGGTGCGCGAGGCGCTGGATGCCGATCTGCGCTGGCGCGATCCGGAAGGGTTCGCCGCCATGCACAAGCAGATGCACCAGTATCTGTTCGAACGGGTACGGGCTGCTCCTGCCGCGCGCATGCTGCAAGCGGTCGGCGAGATGCTCTACATGTATCGGACCGACGGCCATATGCCGGAGTTCCATGTGTGGGACGCCCTGGGCATCGTCCAGGACACGCCCTGCGCGCCCGCCGACGTGACGCGCGTGGCGGAGCTGGTCGAGGAGGCCGAGGGCGCCGAGTCCGCCGCGATCGTCCGGTTCTGGCTCGACCGGCAGCCGGAGGCGTTCCGGGTCTACCGCTCCACGCGGACCGGCAGGATCGAGGCGTTCACGGCGGTGTTGTGGCTGAGCGAACGGGACGGTCCGGTCGGCGAGGACGTCGACCCGGTGCTGGCCGCCGCCTGGGCCCATGTCCGCCGCTACGGGCCGCTGCGCTCCGGGGAACGGCTGGCCGTGGCCCGCTTCACGGTCCACCCGCCGCTCTACCAGCGGCCCTCGGCGCCCACAACGCTGGCCCAGTGGCGCATGATGGGCGAGATCTACCGGGCCGAACGCCTCTCCTGGCACTTCGTCGTGATGCGCGACGACGGATTCTGGGACGCCCACCTCATGCACTTCGACATGCTGCCCACGCACATCCGGCCAGAGGTCGGCGACCATCGCTACATCCTCTACGGCCACGACTGGCGGGCCGAACCGGTCATCGAGTGGCTGGCCGCGAAGACCGACTCGATGCTGGCGGGCGGCGGCCCGGACTCCGACGGCGCCGCTGCCGCCTCCGCCGCTGCCGCCTCCGCCTCCGCCGCGAAGAGGACTCGCCGGGGCGAGCTCGTGGTTCTGTCCCGACCGGAGTTCGACGCCGCCGTGCGGGACGCCCTCCGTACCCTGCGGCATCAGGAGCTGCTGGCCCGCAACCCCCTCCAGCGCAGCCGCGTGGTGGTCGAGAGCGGCCGGAGCCTCGGCGACGTCCTGCTCGGAGCCATCGACGCGCTGCTGGACGAGCGCGACGGCGGCAGACGCCACCGCGCGATCACGGCGACCTACGTCAAGCCCACGTCCACCCAGGAGGCAGCGGCTGCGCGGCTGGGGCTGCCCTTCAGCACATACCGCCGGCATCTGAAGACGGCCGTCGAGCGGGTCAGCGATCTCCTGTGGCACCAGGAGCTGAGCGGGGCAGCGATCCTCATCGGCCCCGAGTGA
- a CDS encoding TetR/AcrR family transcriptional regulator, translating into MPATDPRPLRADAQRNRDRLLDAAVRAFAHEGTEATLGAIAKDAGVGIGTLYRHFPTREALVEAVYRSELARLHDAAADLLRSLPPEAALRTWMDRFVDYMTTKRGMADALRAVIASGGNPFAQSRDLLMAAISTLLHAGEAAGTVRSDIAPEDVLAGLTGVSLAAGEPAQRAQAGRLLDLLMDGLRRRAPGVPG; encoded by the coding sequence GTGCCGGCCACCGACCCCCGACCGCTGCGCGCCGACGCGCAGCGCAACCGTGACCGGCTGCTCGACGCCGCCGTCCGCGCGTTCGCCCACGAGGGGACGGAGGCGACCCTCGGGGCCATCGCCAAGGACGCGGGCGTCGGCATCGGCACGCTCTACCGGCACTTCCCCACCCGCGAGGCGCTGGTCGAGGCGGTGTACCGCAGCGAACTGGCGCGGCTGCACGACGCGGCGGCGGACCTGCTGCGCTCCCTGCCCCCCGAGGCGGCGCTGCGCACCTGGATGGACCGCTTCGTGGACTACATGACGACCAAGCGGGGCATGGCCGACGCACTGCGCGCCGTGATCGCCTCCGGCGGCAACCCCTTCGCCCAGAGCCGCGATCTGCTGATGGCCGCGATCAGCACCCTGCTGCACGCCGGTGAAGCCGCCGGGACGGTACGGTCCGACATCGCGCCCGAGGATGTACTCGCCGGCCTCACCGGCGTCTCCCTCGCGGCCGGCGAACCCGCGCAGCGCGCCCAGGCCGGGCGGCTGCTCGACCTGCTGATGGACGGTCTGCGCCGACGCGCCCCCGGCGTACCGGGCTGA